The following is a genomic window from Chanos chanos chromosome 1, fChaCha1.1, whole genome shotgun sequence.
ACTGGTCTAGAGGAGATCTGAAGCTGCTGGGCTGGTCCATGTTGAACCTGCAGTTGCTCCATAGCTTCCTTGGTCAGAGTGATGACGTGCATCTGTTCAGTCTGGCTGCTGGAACCCACCTGGCCTTCCAAGACACTGATGGTCTGGATCTGAGGGTTAGAGTCTAACCCGTCCTGAGTAACAAGTGCAAGGTTCTGGACATGGCCCGAAGGCTGGGTCAGCAGGGTGAGGCCGGAGTGGCTTTGCTCTGCAGCCGTCAATGCATCGGACGCCCCTTCTGCGGTGAGGATGCTGATTCCCTGCTCCTGCCCGGGCACAAAGTTCAGGTTGTCCACCTCACTAGTCACTACTAGTTGGATCTCCTGCTCAGTGTGCGAAGGGAGCTGGTATTGCTGCAACTGTAAAATGCTACGCATCTCCTCGGCTCCGGCGGTGGCCTCTACCACTGTGGTCTCGGTTGGTTCTATGCTTAGCCTTTCCTTGTTGTGCGTCTTGGTGTGAGCTTTGAGGTTGTCAAGCCGTGCAAAAGACAGATTGCACACAGAACACGTAAAGGGCTTTTTTCCCGTGTGTGAGGCCACGTGACGTCTCCTGGCACTGGGATCGGAGAAGGACTTGTTGCACACATTGCAGACATAAGGCTTCTCTCCTCTACAAGTAACAAAACATAATACAGGaccaacatttaaacaaaaaaaaacttttttttaaagcatacaTTTTCAGTGTTCTATGTCATGGAGGTTTGCGAATTTATAATTAGAATTGTAAACCTCACAGCAGGTTTCCCATACACATGGATAACATAACATCAAACATACATTTCTGaactttttttcatctgatATACAAGTTTCTGGTTTGATCAGTGTGCGTACCTTGCTAAAGAGGGTGCAGAAAAGGATTCTGCTCTCACCTGTGAATcctgatgtgtgtctgtagagtacTCTTCGCTGTGAAACACTTCCCACAGATCTCACAAGTAAAAGGCTTCTCACCTGCAGCAGAAGTACAGTCCATTACTGAGTGGTGGGTGGGGTTTTCTGCTGCATCTCTTTACTTGACCTACATATTAATCTTTTTGTGACATGTAACAacaggtttatttttaaacattttattctatttcaaaacatattttattactTAACTAATTTAACCAGAAGGTCATTACAAAGGCCCTTTCTGCATACAATATTATACTTTGAATatacttatttttttattattataatgtttCAGATTTCAGGTGCAGACACTGTACAGAAATGTTTAAGCAACCCttctcaaataaaacataagaaatTTCGCTTTGAAATGTTTGCAAGTCAGGCACTGTGCCTCAATTAGCCCATATATGGTAACACCCTCGTTTACGGGGACACTTGGTGCCCATGTGGATCAGAACATGGTAACAGAGCAGTATCTGAGGTGCCTTTTGAACCACAGAATTTAAGGACAGATACAACAGAGCTTACTGTCCTTGGACAGTAAAATCCAGCTTTCTTGGAAATGTTTTAAGCAAAAACAGCAGTTTATTGCCAATTTTAGCTCCCTTTGGGGATAGGCAAAGACAATCAAAGCTTCTTAAATAAATGTCTTCGTTCTCTCCCCACTTTCCTATAAGAGTGCCATGGACACTGTCATAAAAATCTATtgtgaggacttttttttttatagtcatTGTACATCATCACGCTTGAATCAACATTGTGGAGTAATTATTACCTGTATGGGTTCTGAGATGCTTCTTCAGTTGTGCTGCATCCATAAATTTGTGATGACAGTGGGCACATTCAGGTAAGGCTTTCCCTGTATGCACGCGGTAGTGGCTTTTTAGCTGCCTCTTTTGACTGTATGTCTTCCCACACTGATCGCAGCTGAATGACTTCTTTTctagaagaatgaaagaaaactccAATTTGTATAAGAGACTATGGTTCATCACAACAGATAAATTAATGCACAGCTTTGGTTGTTCCAGGTTCTTTGGTGTAACTGatcaaatgaaacacaaagcacaTTAAAGGAAAAATACAGTGGGGTAAGGCATGGATCACAAGGTGCTGCATTATATAGAAAACTGACTCTCCTATTAAGATACTTGCAATTGCTGTGTATAAATAGCTGAGTTAGCCAATGGAGTACTTTCTTGAGTGTGAAGTAGATGTTATAAGCGCTTCAGCATAGGGATACTATAACTAAAACATTAATCACTGTAATCAGTCTTTGTGTTacatgtgtacctgtgtgaagaTTCATATGCTCTTGTAGGGAGTGTTTTGTCGAGAGCGCTTTGGAGCAGATGCTGCAGACGTATGGTTTCTCTCCCGTGTGCATGCGCTGATGAACCAAaagggtgtgtttctgtgtgaaactCTTTCCACACATTAAACATCTGAAAGGTTTTTCACCTAGAATAaaatcacaatttaaaaaacacagtgaaattcaCACGTCTGGGTCACagactgaactctctctctctttttctctctctggacttAATACAACACTCCAGCGCATATAAGTAAAACGTTCACCTGTATGAGTCCgctgatgtatttttaaaaacagatgatttttaaaaactttcCCGCACTCCTCACACTTGGCCTCTGTGCTGGggtattttctctttcttcctctcttccctgGCTCCCTTCGTTCCTTCCTCAAGTCATCCCCCACCCTATAGCCTTTCAGGTTCACAGGCTGCTTTATTATACGCTTGCTGTGACGAAGACGCTCTCCTCGGGGGCTGTAATCCGCATCATCCGAATCTTTTGGAAGAGCACGTGTACTGGGCAAGGATTCTTTGGTCTCGCTAGAGTCGGTTACGGGGCATTTTGAGTTTGTGACCTCGGCGTCTTTTAGAGATGCACCTTCCGTTTGACTGCAGTTATGAACCTGAATGTCTGCAGTTAGATTTACGTTCTTTCTTGGCCGTCCCCTTTTGCGCTTGGGTTCGGCCGACGCGCAGTTGTCTCCGTCTTCTCTTCCTGTGGGCGCTTCTCTCTGCACCTCAGTGACTTGGCTACAGTTCTGAAGGTCAGCATGGGCTTTCACCAGGTCATTGATCTCTAGGAGCCGGGCCATGTCAAGGAGTTGCTCGGTAGCACTCTCCTCTACTGTCACAGTGCCACAGTAAATGAATTCAAGTATTGCTGCAAATATCTTAGCGGCCATGCCGTCTAGTTTGTAGATGGATTGGCTGTCTTGCTCTTCTGTTGTAAACATTAATGAGAAATATTCACTGCTGGCAGCCAGCAAAGCTTTATGCGCTTTGAAGTGCACGTTCTCTACAATAAGTGTTATGTCGCAAAGCATTTCCCTTTTCCGTAGTTTATCTAATTTGTTCAAGATGGTGTCcttgtgtgactgtgaatgtaGGGACAAAAAGGAGGAGGCAGGGGTTTGTGGCTGTCCGGGCATTGTTATGCTGGTTCAACTACGTGACAACACACCTAGTGATAAAATGACAATAATATAGAATATAAGCCTGAtatagcaaaacaaaaacagtgaccaATCAACACAAACTGTGATTCTTTCAGTTTGGATTAAGCTCAGTTCATGTGGGCTATAGCTTTGATCAAATTGAAATTATGTAATTTTATATGGAACTTAGCTTCATTATGATATTTACACTGAACTTGATACTGGATGTATTCAGGCACTATACGGGTTAAAGCTACTATCTAACCATTTGATGAATGCCAAGCAGTCCATGACTCTAACACTGGCATCAAGGCAATATTTAGTTAAATATGCTCATTACTTTAATTAcgtgtatttatttaattcactTTACACTCGTGCAgccattcaaaacatttaaaattctgcCTTGGAGCCTGAATAAACTTTCCTGCCAACGatatgaaaaagtaaaagataATGGTTATTTGTCGAATTATAGGCACATACGCTTCCCTAACAGctaatttaaaatgcattattcGGTAAAAGGTTATATATAAAGATTCGGGTACCGATGCATATACAACATTTGCGGTCCCTTACACTAGTGGGACATGACCAGCGGTAGATTAGGACTAcctaaaaacacagacacaacgaTCCGATCgagctttttcttttaaattatattGCCTGACTTTGAAACGAGCgccatgttttgtttgtaaggATGGGTGGTTGCTATCATCTGTTTCGTCGCAGCAAAATCACGTagctgaaaaagagaaaagcagtgtaaAACAGTACAGTAACCCCTCGATGTTCTACTGAATGAAGCTGTATAACTTTCACTGCGAAGACGTTTAAAGTGCATGTGTAACCAAATGATAATACAAAGCTTTCAGGACCTTACCTTGAAGGAACGCCGCGGAACAAAAATCGCGAGAGTTTTGGTCACGTGGGGTTTGAGCGGATACGTCAGAGTCTTCAGCGATTGATACATAAAACGTAATACgaaaactgattttaaaaaatggaaacgTTTGGCGAAAGGCCATCCCCTCCTTTGTCATACACAAAactaaatatgtttatttaccACATTTTAGCTACAGCCTTCTCTCCAAGTGCCTTCTGGTTTATTTATGATTCCAATCTTACTTTTGATGCGTTAATTTTGgaatttcattgtttcatttttaattttgtatatatttttttaagttattgCGAACCCCTTGGCAAGGTTAAGACCACATAATAGGCGcaataaacatatatttacacctctgtttgtttattcagtaTTTGTTTACTTAAAACTACCCTGTAAAACAAAGATATATGACTGGACCACGTTTAGTGTGTTTGTTCGTATTTTAGCCTACATAATTCCAAAAATGTGTGGGATTTGCGCTGCATTATGGAATATATGATATTGattaaaaattatttatatgttatattctttaacataaaaataaataagatctTTTGCCTGATATAAAGTAACTATTCGAACAATTTAGATAATTAATTTTAACGGTTTACTTTTCCAACAGTGTTAGTATTGTTAACGtaagaataaaagaaattaTTAACAGGTTAATGGGATAACACTGACACTTTATTTTCCTCTGAATTAGGCTACACTTGATAACTGACAATATTTCCATGCTCACTTACAGGCAGATATCTGATATGtaattaatttttcataaaGACCCGAATGACCCGACGTATTCTGAACTCCATTACCCACaattccctctgtgtttttattttaggtaACCTAACCAATCATCTAACGAAAGGTGCGTCTGATCACTTACAATCATGACTATGGATTAATTATAAATGAAAAGCACTTAACATAGTCCAAGGATTCTGAACGTTGTACTCCTTTTGAAACAAAAAGGGCGAAGAGGTGAGTTCGCATGGACAGTACCACTACTTATTTTTAATCGGATTTTGTTATTGGCACTGTACTGAATGAAAAAATTGTTTTGGTGCTAAATAAGTTGCGATCTCTCTTTAACTGGGGTCTATTAATCAATGTATCGATTTAAGATTTAAAACATCTTTGTAACGTTGGGATAACATTGGAGTGCTGTGACATGTCTTCCCGAACCCTACTAGTcgaataaaaataaatgcagcAAGTATGACTTGACTTCAAATTGCATACAATAAAGCAAATTCGTCGTGACCAGTATCGGCAAATTTCGATGATGCTGAGAGGTTTTCTGCGCAGACTATGCATATGTGCAGCTCAAATCCAGTAAGAACCTGTAAAGTCAAGACTCACCCGCTCTGTTGTCCAACCACTCGCTTGAAGTGGTTAGAATTACGAGAGGTGTGTCCAGTAATATAATCTTTGAAATAACCCTTGAATTTGGTAATCTTAGTGAGACTGTCTTGCCCACCTTCCAGCTTGAACTTCAATCTGCCTTTATGTTACATAACATGAACGAGCTATTGTATTACTAGTCCAATTCTTACACAAGAACTGCAACTGTGTTTCAGTGAGTATATTTCAAGATGAAGAACGTGAAGGTGGCTGTGGTAGGTGCGGGTGTTGTTGGTCTTTCCACTGCAGTGTGTATAGCTGAGGTCCTTCCATACTGTTCTGTGACTATTATCGCCGACAAGTTCTCCCCAGACACTACTAGTGATGGTGCAGCTGGGATCCTTTTTGCTTCTGAATTTCCAGGTTAGTTTTGTAATACTGTATGTCCATAGATTATTTCCAATTCCTGAAAGTGACAACTGGataattttgtgctttttttgtccACTTCTACATAATAAACACGTATGCAATATCTGTTCAATGCTGCATCTAGACATTCCTCTAGAAAGGCAGCAGCATTGGTTCAAGGACACATTTGATCATCTATACACCATTGCTGTGTCTTCACAAGCTTCAGAGGCAGGAGTGTTACTCAGTTCAGGGTACATACTGTGCTTTATAATAttgagaaatatttttttatatttttaggAACAATACAATTGTTCACTCGTTACTgcttttatatttgttttttctttcatggttGTGATCCCCACCCCCTGTCATTCTAGATATCAGATATTCAAGGAGATTCCAAGTGACAAAACTCCCTTCTGGTCTAAGTATGTGCTAGGGTTCCGTCCCATGACGGATCGTGAAATGAAAAGGTTTCCAGACCACAAGTTTGGCCAAGCTTTCACCACAATCAAATGTGAATGCTCCAGTTACCTTCCATGGCTAGAGAAAAGGTTTGTGATATGTATAGATATGTAATATCTAACCTTCTCGCTTGGTTTCTTTGATTTTTGGAAGTGggtcatttaaatattttctttctacAGATTAAGGAAAGCTGGTGGTCAGATCATACGTGAGACGGTAAAAGACTTTCAGCAGCTTGGCCGGAGCTATGATGTCATTGTCAATTGCTCAGGACTTGGATCCAGATCCTTAGTGGGCGATGCTGAGGTCTACCCAGTCCGGGGCCAGGTCCTGAAAGTTCATGCCCCTTGGCTGAAGAACTTCATACGGGACGGTGACGGCAAGACTTATATTTACCCTGGCTCGAGTTACGTCACTGCGGGGGGAACCCGGCAAGCGGACGACTGGTGTCTGGAAGTGAATAAGATGGACAGCGAGGGGATTTTGGAGCGCTGTAGCCGTTTAGAACCCTCTCTGCATGGTGGGCAGATTCTGGGGGAGTGGGTGGGCCTGAGACCTGGCAGAAAAAATCCTAGGGTGGAGAGGGAGTGGATGCAGGTGAAGGGTCGCCAGGTGCTGCTGGTGCACAACTATGGCCACGGTGGCTGGGGCATTACGCTGAGCTGGGGTACAGCGCTGGACGCACTTGGGCTCGTGAGGCAGAGCCTACATGAGCGGCCGCCTAAAGCTAGACTTTGACCGTAGTTTTTAACTTCATACTGTTTTACCATGACTCTTCGTATAAATAATTAACTACAGAGAACATGTAAGATCTATCAGAAAGGAGAGCAATCTAACTAGAATGGATAGTAGATTAAAGAAAGTAAATTAGtaattcacagacacaaaataatTTTAGTTTTGAGCCAAATAGTAGACCCTAACTGAAGACATTttcatgaatatgaaaaaatagACAACAGAAATGAACTGCCACTAATAGAGCATTCTCAATGCACTTTCATATAACTTTAATAAATTACTATTAATGTGAAGAGAAATATTAAAACTCCCATGCAGAGGGGTTTGCCTTCAATGCCCAAAGTTGGGCATACAgagctgaatatataaaatgaaGTCTTTAATCAACTTACAGTACAAGCTCTCGGTAGGATTTCTTTCCCAATTCATTCCTCTTCTAATTTTCACCACAATTACATGGCTTATAAAATGGAGTACAAATAACACAAATGTGTACCTAATTAGGTTGTGTGACCAGTATAATGAATATACTAAAATTAATTGCAAATAGATGCATCCACTGGTTCAGAAAAAGAACATGTTAAATGAATTACTACTGAAGGTGACTCCACAGTAGAGTGTGCTGATTAGCTA
Proteins encoded in this region:
- the ddo gene encoding D-aspartate oxidase, with the translated sequence MKNVKVAVVGAGVVGLSTAVCIAEVLPYCSVTIIADKFSPDTTSDGAAGILFASEFPDIPLERQQHWFKDTFDHLYTIAVSSQASEAGVLLSSGYQIFKEIPSDKTPFWSKYVLGFRPMTDREMKRFPDHKFGQAFTTIKCECSSYLPWLEKRLRKAGGQIIRETVKDFQQLGRSYDVIVNCSGLGSRSLVGDAEVYPVRGQVLKVHAPWLKNFIRDGDGKTYIYPGSSYVTAGGTRQADDWCLEVNKMDSEGILERCSRLEPSLHGGQILGEWVGLRPGRKNPRVEREWMQVKGRQVLLVHNYGHGGWGITLSWGTALDALGLVRQSLHERPPKARL
- the zbtb24 gene encoding zinc finger and BTB domain-containing protein 24, whose translation is MPGQPQTPASSFLSLHSQSHKDTILNKLDKLRKREMLCDITLIVENVHFKAHKALLAASSEYFSLMFTTEEQDSQSIYKLDGMAAKIFAAILEFIYCGTVTVEESATEQLLDMARLLEINDLVKAHADLQNCSQVTEVQREAPTGREDGDNCASAEPKRKRGRPRKNVNLTADIQVHNCSQTEGASLKDAEVTNSKCPVTDSSETKESLPSTRALPKDSDDADYSPRGERLRHSKRIIKQPVNLKGYRVGDDLRKERREPGKRGRKRKYPSTEAKCEECGKVFKNHLFLKIHQRTHTGEKPFRCLMCGKSFTQKHTLLVHQRMHTGEKPYVCSICSKALSTKHSLQEHMNLHTEKKSFSCDQCGKTYSQKRQLKSHYRVHTGKALPECAHCHHKFMDAAQLKKHLRTHTGEKPFTCEICGKCFTAKSTLQTHIRIHRGEKPYVCNVCNKSFSDPSARRRHVASHTGKKPFTCSVCNLSFARLDNLKAHTKTHNKERLSIEPTETTVVEATAGAEEMRSILQLQQYQLPSHTEQEIQLVVTSEVDNLNFVPGQEQGISILTAEGASDALTAAEQSHSGLTLLTQPSGHVQNLALVTQDGLDSNPQIQTISVLEGQVGSSSQTEQMHVITLTKEAMEQLQVQHGPAQQLQISSRPVQQLQVIHQAIPQLPVNQGPSTAHGEVTREHQAQSQAQAIHISNQSSQPISISQTSEQIPSHQIQGQTFQIQAGTVSYLYTTSLAQHN